A part of Halobaculum sp. MBLA0143 genomic DNA contains:
- a CDS encoding ABC transporter ATP-binding protein, translating to MGATGGAETEIETWSDALLRVRGLDAGYGDLQILSDVDLDVRDGEYVTIVGPNGAGKSTVMKSVFGLTSHMGGTVTFAGTEITAMDPEEIIYEGLGYVPQNDNVFASLTVRENLEMGAYILDETPEDALREVFQRFPILEERQDQKAGTMSGGQQQMLAMGRALMLSPEMLLLDEPSAGLAPDLVDEMFEKVSEINDTGTAILMVEQNAKEALRRCDRGYVLVGGENRYEDAGETLLADETVRQDFLGG from the coding sequence ATCGGTGCCACGGGCGGCGCCGAGACGGAGATCGAGACGTGGTCGGACGCACTCTTACGGGTCCGCGGGCTGGACGCCGGCTACGGCGATCTCCAGATCCTCTCTGACGTGGACTTGGACGTTCGGGACGGCGAGTACGTCACCATCGTCGGCCCGAACGGGGCCGGCAAGTCGACGGTGATGAAGTCCGTGTTCGGACTCACGAGCCACATGGGCGGGACGGTGACGTTCGCCGGGACGGAGATCACCGCGATGGACCCCGAGGAGATCATCTACGAGGGGCTGGGCTACGTCCCGCAGAACGACAACGTGTTCGCGTCGTTGACCGTCCGGGAGAACCTCGAGATGGGGGCGTACATCCTGGACGAGACCCCCGAAGACGCGTTGCGGGAGGTGTTCCAGCGATTCCCCATCCTGGAGGAACGCCAGGACCAGAAGGCCGGGACGATGAGCGGCGGTCAACAACAGATGCTGGCGATGGGGCGCGCGCTCATGCTCTCGCCGGAGATGCTCCTGTTGGACGAACCGTCCGCCGGGCTCGCGCCCGACCTCGTCGACGAGATGTTCGAGAAGGTGAGCGAGATCAACGACACCGGGACGGCGATTCTGATGGTCGAGCAGAACGCCAAGGAGGCGCTGCGCCGGTGTGATCGAGGGTACGTCCTCGTCGGCGGTGAGAACCGTTACGAGGACGCCGGGGAGACGTTGCTGGCCGACGAGACCGTCCGACAGGACTTCCTGGGCGGGTAG
- a CDS encoding ABC transporter ATP-binding protein codes for MSDDPAAETAASEPTTAASADETTTADEASVETERTTTAEADLETGGPSDSQEVPLRVEGLRKEFGGITAVDDATFQVESGTVTGLIGPNGAGKSTTFNCITGVHEPTAGTVTFRGEDITGLPSHTVAQRGLVRTFQIAREFGEMTVLENLMLAPGEQRGESLWRSVLPFVRSGVVEQESEVLERCWDTLEFFEIDHLAHEYAGNLSGGQRKLLELARALLTEPDVLLLDEPFAGVNPSLEERLLEHVHELREEGYTFLIVEHDMDLIMENCEHVIVMHQGSVLMEGPPAAVKSNEDVIEAYLGGDV; via the coding sequence ATGAGTGACGACCCCGCCGCAGAGACGGCCGCCAGCGAGCCGACGACGGCCGCGAGCGCCGACGAGACGACGACGGCGGACGAGGCCAGCGTCGAGACGGAGCGGACGACGACCGCCGAAGCGGATCTAGAGACCGGCGGGCCGTCCGACTCCCAGGAGGTGCCGCTGCGCGTCGAGGGGCTCCGCAAGGAGTTCGGCGGGATCACCGCCGTCGACGACGCCACCTTCCAGGTGGAGTCCGGGACGGTCACGGGGCTGATCGGCCCGAACGGTGCCGGCAAGTCGACGACGTTCAACTGTATCACGGGCGTCCACGAACCGACTGCCGGCACAGTCACCTTCCGCGGGGAGGACATCACCGGGCTCCCCTCCCACACCGTCGCGCAGCGAGGGCTCGTCCGGACGTTCCAGATCGCCCGCGAGTTCGGAGAGATGACCGTCCTGGAGAACCTGATGCTCGCCCCGGGTGAGCAACGCGGCGAGTCGCTGTGGCGGAGCGTGCTGCCGTTCGTCCGCAGCGGCGTGGTCGAACAGGAGTCCGAGGTGTTGGAGCGTTGCTGGGACACCCTGGAGTTCTTCGAGATCGACCACCTCGCACACGAGTACGCCGGCAACCTCTCGGGGGGCCAACGGAAGCTGTTGGAGTTGGCCCGAGCACTCCTGACGGAGCCGGACGTGCTCTTACTCGACGAGCCGTTCGCGGGGGTCAACCCGTCGCTGGAGGAACGTCTGCTGGAGCACGTTCACGAACTGCGCGAGGAGGGGTACACCTTCCTCATCGTCGAACACGACATGGACCTGATCATGGAGAACTGTGAACACGTCATCGTGATGCACCAGGGGTCGGTGCTCATGGAGGGGCCGCCGGCGGCAGTGAAGTCGAACGAGGACGTGATCGAGGCGTACCTCGGAGGTGACGTGTGA
- a CDS encoding branched-chain amino acid ABC transporter permease: MSESRSSLAAAWERDAVKIGVLLGGIYLAYFLVGVLLDYGVRGQLNSIASLTFYVALFALLSLALNLHWGYTGLFNIGVVGFMAVGIYVMAVVSKAPTTETAAGSVGGLGLPLWVGVLAGMAAAGFLGLLIAIPALRLRADYLAIVTVATSEMVRFTFLSSTFERVEVGGLVVGFGGGSGLLLDFGSPVRQLFEALFLGGVYEGVVSLVGTVIDNNPEPVADGLLYGVILLGAVAGYYVLLNRLGNSPFGRVLKAIREDEDAANALGKDTNGFKTKAFVVGCALMGLGGILWYMTSGAITPNTYRPRLTFFIWIALIIGGAGSNTGSVMGGALFAALLFQGPRFLQSVVTNFVAVEAPSSFGQALAPIAGSADLAPLAFYMLDSVRQLQLIVMGVVLVFLMHRRPQGLLGHRKEAAASVPLRTRSNDGAYTDGGESDE, from the coding sequence GTGAGCGAGTCACGTTCCTCCCTCGCTGCCGCCTGGGAGCGAGACGCGGTGAAGATCGGCGTGCTGCTCGGCGGGATCTACCTCGCGTACTTCCTGGTCGGGGTGTTGCTGGACTACGGCGTCCGCGGGCAGCTGAACTCCATCGCCAGCCTCACCTTCTACGTCGCCTTGTTCGCGTTGCTGTCGCTCGCGCTCAACCTCCACTGGGGGTACACGGGGTTGTTCAACATCGGTGTCGTCGGCTTCATGGCCGTCGGAATCTACGTGATGGCGGTCGTGTCGAAGGCGCCGACGACGGAGACGGCCGCCGGCAGCGTCGGCGGCCTCGGCTTACCGCTGTGGGTCGGCGTGCTCGCCGGCATGGCCGCGGCCGGCTTCCTCGGCTTGCTGATCGCGATTCCCGCCCTGCGGCTCCGGGCGGACTACCTCGCGATCGTCACCGTTGCGACGAGCGAGATGGTCCGGTTCACCTTCCTGTCGAGCACCTTCGAACGGGTCGAGGTGGGCGGGCTCGTCGTCGGCTTCGGCGGCGGCTCCGGGCTGTTGCTCGACTTCGGCAGCCCCGTCCGGCAGCTGTTCGAGGCGTTGTTCCTCGGTGGCGTCTACGAGGGGGTGGTGAGCCTGGTCGGCACCGTGATCGACAACAACCCCGAACCGGTCGCGGACGGACTGTTGTACGGGGTCATCCTGCTGGGTGCCGTCGCCGGCTACTACGTCCTCCTGAACCGGCTCGGCAACTCCCCGTTCGGGCGGGTCCTCAAGGCGATCCGCGAGGACGAGGACGCCGCGAACGCGCTCGGGAAGGACACGAACGGGTTCAAGACGAAGGCGTTCGTCGTCGGCTGCGCCCTGATGGGCCTGGGTGGCATCCTCTGGTACATGACCAGCGGGGCGATCACCCCCAACACCTACCGCCCGCGGCTGACGTTCTTCATCTGGATCGCGCTCATCATCGGTGGCGCGGGGTCCAACACCGGCAGCGTGATGGGCGGGGCGTTGTTCGCCGCGTTGTTGTTCCAGGGACCGCGGTTCCTCCAGAGTGTCGTCACCAACTTCGTCGCGGTGGAGGCTCCCTCCAGCTTCGGGCAGGCGCTGGCGCCCATCGCCGGGAGCGCCGACCTCGCGCCGTTGGCGTTCTACATGCTCGACAGCGTCCGCCAGCTCCAGTTGATCGTCATGGGGGTCGTGTTGGTCTTCCTGATGCACCGCCGGCCACAGGGGCTGTTGGGCCACCGGAAGGAGGCGGCCGCGAGCGTCCCGCTGAGAACCCGGTCTAACGACGGTGCCTACACGGACGGGGGTGAGTCGGATGAGTGA
- a CDS encoding branched-chain amino acid ABC transporter permease produces the protein MGVTESYSRGRELAAGNPLALVFGLLVVLLVFDLVGKLASGSIQISSVAVLIKDGLARGLVIGLAGIGLSMTYSILNFANFAHGDYITAGAFSGWATTYLVAGGFGSSANVGSLLLVGAGGSVFGGALGISVTTTPFAVIGGMLVAGVGTVALALIIDRLVFEPVRDRSGITLLITSIGVAFALRYGIQFVFGPAKRGTTAAGAVPSVSVPAVDGTVSISAHDATLVVVAGGLMLGVHLLLQRTRLGKAMRAMADNEDLARVTGIPTERVVQFTWVIGGGLTGIAGYVFVLWKGTLGWFDGWILLLLIFAAVILGGIGSIYGAIVGGLVIGLTASMSVIWIPSSFSRAAAFLAMILILIVKPTGLFSGRATS, from the coding sequence ATGGGCGTGACAGAATCCTACAGTCGGGGCCGGGAGCTGGCGGCGGGGAATCCGCTGGCGCTCGTGTTCGGGCTGTTAGTCGTACTCCTGGTGTTCGACCTCGTCGGGAAGCTCGCTTCGGGGTCGATCCAGATCTCGTCGGTGGCCGTCCTGATCAAGGACGGTCTCGCACGAGGGCTCGTGATCGGGCTGGCCGGGATCGGGCTGTCGATGACGTACAGTATCCTCAACTTCGCCAACTTCGCGCACGGCGACTACATCACCGCCGGGGCCTTCTCTGGGTGGGCCACGACGTACCTCGTCGCCGGCGGCTTCGGCTCGAGCGCGAACGTCGGGTCGTTGCTGCTCGTCGGTGCCGGTGGCTCCGTGTTCGGCGGCGCGCTGGGGATCTCCGTCACGACGACGCCGTTCGCGGTGATCGGTGGGATGCTCGTCGCCGGCGTCGGGACGGTCGCGTTGGCGTTGATCATCGACCGACTCGTGTTCGAGCCGGTGCGCGACCGCTCGGGGATCACGCTGCTCATCACGAGCATCGGCGTGGCGTTCGCGCTGCGGTACGGGATCCAGTTCGTGTTCGGGCCGGCGAAGCGGGGGACGACCGCCGCCGGCGCCGTTCCGAGCGTCTCCGTCCCGGCCGTGGACGGGACCGTCTCGATCAGCGCTCACGACGCCACGCTCGTGGTCGTCGCCGGCGGCCTGATGCTCGGCGTCCACCTCCTGCTCCAGCGCACCCGTCTGGGGAAGGCGATGCGGGCGATGGCCGACAACGAGGACCTCGCTCGGGTCACCGGGATCCCGACGGAACGGGTCGTCCAGTTCACCTGGGTGATCGGCGGCGGTCTCACCGGGATCGCCGGCTACGTGTTCGTGCTCTGGAAGGGGACTCTCGGCTGGTTCGACGGCTGGATTCTCCTCCTGCTCATCTTCGCGGCGGTGATCCTCGGCGGGATCGGCTCTATCTACGGTGCGATCGTCGGCGGGCTCGTCATCGGGCTCACCGCCTCCATGTCCGTGATCTGGATCCCGTCCAGCTTCTCGCGGGCGGCCGCGTTCCTTGCGATGATCCTCATCCTGATCGTGAAACCGACCGGGCTGTTCTCGGGGAGGGCCACGTCGTGA
- the udk gene encoding uridine kinase, translating to MSSYPSFVVGIAGGTGAGKTTVSRLIAESVGESVTRIPMDNYYEDLSHMDLEERSKVNYDHPDAFEWDLMRDQLQQLLSGQSVEMPQYDFEIHNRKAEPETVEPTEVIILEGILSLYDDEINEMLDLRLYVETDADVRILRRIERDVIDRGRDLEGVIEQYLSTVKPMHEQFIEPTKKAADLVIPEGANSVAINLLEEKLQAEVNGDATRTWERGAFEREIDGVDDTTSFSDD from the coding sequence ATGAGTTCTTACCCGTCGTTCGTCGTGGGAATCGCCGGCGGGACCGGCGCGGGGAAGACGACGGTGTCGCGGCTGATCGCCGAGAGCGTCGGCGAGTCGGTCACCCGCATCCCGATGGACAACTACTACGAGGACCTCTCGCACATGGACTTAGAGGAGCGCTCGAAGGTGAACTACGACCACCCGGACGCCTTCGAGTGGGACCTGATGCGAGACCAGTTGCAGCAACTGTTGTCCGGCCAGTCCGTGGAGATGCCACAGTACGACTTCGAGATCCACAACCGGAAGGCGGAACCAGAGACGGTAGAGCCGACGGAGGTGATCATTCTGGAGGGGATCCTCTCGCTGTACGACGACGAGATCAACGAGATGCTGGACCTGCGGCTGTACGTCGAGACGGACGCAGACGTGCGGATCCTCCGTCGGATCGAACGCGACGTGATCGACCGCGGCCGCGACCTGGAGGGCGTCATCGAGCAGTACCTCTCGACGGTGAAGCCGATGCACGAACAGTTCATCGAGCCGACGAAGAAGGCCGCCGACCTGGTGATCCCGGAGGGCGCGAACAGCGTCGCGATCAACCTCTTGGAGGAGAAGCTCCAAGCCGAGGTGAACGGGGACGCGACCCGCACCTGGGAACGCGGCGCGTTCGAGCGCGAGATCGACGGCGTCGACGACACCACGTCGTTCAGCGACGACTGA
- a CDS encoding DUF2062 domain-containing protein has translation MLSRWAAVRARLAAVRGRASAGLAQAVAADHTPHQIAATFALGTVVAVLPTAGAALVLFGAVAVFVDRASKLALAAVLVVYSPPVKFALYGVSYWLGTTLLGPAPGVSPSPDALASLSPSVGRAVLVRHLLGNASVAVGLAVVGYAVVRLAVVGYRRRRDTTTVAVTDGDAPGAGRAGGDAGAHEE, from the coding sequence ATGCTGTCGCGCTGGGCCGCCGTCCGTGCTCGTCTCGCCGCCGTCCGTGGACGGGCGAGCGCCGGCCTGGCACAGGCGGTCGCAGCCGACCACACGCCACACCAGATCGCGGCGACGTTCGCGCTCGGGACAGTCGTCGCCGTGTTGCCGACGGCCGGCGCCGCGCTCGTCCTGTTCGGCGCGGTCGCGGTGTTCGTCGACCGGGCCAGCAAGCTCGCGCTCGCGGCGGTGCTCGTCGTCTACAGCCCCCCGGTGAAGTTCGCGCTGTACGGCGTCAGCTACTGGCTCGGGACGACGCTGCTCGGGCCAGCGCCCGGCGTGTCGCCGTCGCCGGACGCGCTGGCGAGTCTGTCCCCGTCCGTCGGACGGGCGGTGCTCGTCCGGCACCTGCTCGGTAACGCCTCGGTGGCCGTCGGGCTGGCGGTCGTCGGCTACGCCGTCGTCAGACTCGCCGTCGTCGGCTACAGACGGCGCCGGGACACGACGACCGTCGCCGTGACGGACGGGGACGCCCCCGGGGCCGGTCGCGCGGGTGGGGACGCCGGCGCACACGAGGAGTGA
- the gcvPA gene encoding aminomethyl-transferring glycine dehydrogenase subunit GcvPA: protein MLDEIGVDSETALFDIPDEVAFDGDLGIEQRSEREIVTELQETFADNDDLVEFLGRGHYSHYVPSLVDNLSLRSEFLTSYTQYQPEITQGFLQALFEYQSILTELTGLSVANASMYDAATALGEAALLAERVRAASGTTVLVPEQLRDGKRGTLDNYVDGSDLTVETYPYADGTVDTDALADAVDDDTLLVYAETPTATGAIEPALETVGDLADDADALFTYGSDIVALGLLEEPAAVGADVVVGEGASLGLPAADGMGTGLFACREDFLRQVPGRLVGAGEDESGRRAFTLTLQTREQHIRKERATSNICTNQAWVALRTAMHAATLGADGLAGLAEESVRRASDFAARIDDVDGVTAPVHDRHHFREFQVSVADAPSDAETTAAGLREHGYAVHVVGDHRLQVCVTETNEHATDGLVAALREVTA from the coding sequence ATGTTGGACGAGATCGGCGTCGACTCGGAGACGGCCCTGTTCGACATCCCCGACGAGGTCGCCTTCGACGGTGACCTCGGGATCGAACAACGCTCCGAGCGCGAGATCGTCACCGAACTCCAGGAGACGTTCGCCGACAACGACGACCTCGTCGAGTTCCTCGGACGGGGCCACTACAGCCACTACGTCCCGTCGCTCGTCGACAACCTCTCGCTCCGGTCGGAGTTCCTGACGAGCTACACGCAGTACCAGCCGGAGATCACTCAGGGGTTCCTGCAGGCGTTGTTCGAGTACCAGTCGATCCTGACGGAGCTGACGGGGCTGTCCGTCGCCAACGCCTCGATGTACGACGCCGCGACGGCGCTCGGCGAGGCGGCGCTCCTGGCCGAGCGGGTGCGCGCGGCCAGCGGGACGACCGTGCTCGTGCCCGAGCAGCTGCGCGACGGGAAGCGCGGGACGCTCGACAACTACGTCGACGGCTCGGACCTCACCGTCGAGACGTACCCGTACGCGGACGGGACGGTCGACACGGACGCCCTCGCGGACGCAGTCGACGACGACACGCTCCTGGTGTACGCGGAGACGCCGACGGCGACGGGAGCAATCGAGCCGGCGCTGGAGACCGTCGGCGACCTCGCGGACGACGCCGACGCTCTGTTCACCTACGGCAGCGACATCGTCGCGCTGGGGCTGTTGGAGGAGCCGGCCGCGGTCGGCGCCGACGTGGTCGTCGGCGAGGGGGCCTCGCTCGGGCTCCCGGCCGCAGACGGGATGGGGACCGGACTGTTCGCCTGCCGCGAGGACTTCCTCCGGCAGGTGCCCGGGCGGCTCGTCGGCGCGGGCGAAGACGAGTCCGGGCGGCGGGCGTTCACGCTGACGCTCCAGACCCGCGAGCAACACATCCGGAAGGAACGGGCCACCTCGAACATCTGTACGAACCAGGCGTGGGTGGCGCTCCGGACGGCGATGCACGCCGCGACGCTGGGCGCCGACGGGCTGGCCGGGCTCGCCGAAGAGTCCGTCCGGCGCGCGAGTGACTTCGCGGCCCGGATCGACGACGTGGACGGCGTGACCGCGCCGGTCCACGACCGCCACCACTTCCGGGAGTTCCAGGTGAGTGTCGCGGACGCGCCGAGTGACGCCGAGACGACGGCCGCCGGGCTGCGGGAGCACGGCTACGCCGTCCACGTCGTCGGCGACCACCGGCTCCAGGTGTGTGTGACGGAGACGAACGAACACGCGACGGACGGGCTGGTCGCGGCCCTCCGGGAGGTGACGGCATGA
- the gcvPB gene encoding aminomethyl-transferring glycine dehydrogenase subunit GcvPB: MRYDQARYGDDERYQPLLSEKDSTTVDPGEESALPDDLTRDSLELPSLSEPELARHYTRLSQMNWGVESGSYPLGSCTMKYNPKFTEEVAADENAAVHPDRPDETVQGNLKLRYDLQRYLADIGGMDEVTLQPPAGAAGEFTGITVAKAYHDSHDNDRSEVIVPASAHGTNFATAAMAGYEVVELPSGDDGRVDFEALEAAVSEETAALMLTNPNTVGLFEREIADIADLVHDAGGLLYYDGANLNALLGRGRPGDMGFDIMHYNVHKTFATPHGGGGPGAGPVGVVSDLAEFLPRPHIRAVDGDGEVVTVDEDGVPAEADDGEPVDVQYERYDPPESIGKVHGFDGNWLVLAKAYAYIARLGDEGLRDASAKAVLNANYLAEQLDLEVPYGPFHHEFAATAGDTDAADVAKRMLDFGVHPPTTKWPEFIPEAMLTEPTEVEGPSDLDDLAAAFNAAVGSDEAELEAAPSRTAASRIDQVSAAREPQLSWHALDTDEE, from the coding sequence ATGAGGTACGATCAGGCACGCTACGGCGACGACGAACGGTACCAACCCCTGCTGTCGGAGAAGGACTCGACGACGGTCGACCCGGGCGAGGAGTCGGCGCTCCCGGACGACCTGACGCGAGACTCGTTGGAGCTCCCGTCGCTGTCGGAGCCGGAGCTCGCGCGCCACTACACCCGACTGTCCCAGATGAACTGGGGGGTGGAGTCCGGCTCGTACCCGCTGGGGTCGTGTACGATGAAGTACAACCCCAAGTTCACCGAGGAGGTGGCCGCAGACGAGAACGCGGCCGTCCACCCGGACCGACCGGACGAGACGGTCCAGGGCAACCTGAAGCTGCGGTACGACCTCCAACGGTACCTCGCGGACATCGGCGGGATGGACGAGGTGACGCTCCAGCCGCCAGCGGGCGCGGCCGGTGAGTTCACCGGGATCACCGTGGCGAAGGCGTACCACGACTCCCACGACAACGACCGCAGCGAAGTGATCGTTCCGGCGTCGGCCCACGGGACGAACTTCGCCACCGCCGCGATGGCGGGCTACGAGGTCGTCGAACTCCCCTCGGGCGACGACGGGCGCGTCGACTTCGAGGCGTTGGAGGCGGCCGTCTCCGAGGAGACGGCGGCGCTGATGCTCACCAACCCGAACACGGTGGGGCTGTTCGAGCGGGAGATCGCCGACATCGCGGACCTGGTCCACGACGCCGGCGGTCTGCTGTACTACGACGGCGCGAACCTCAACGCCCTGCTCGGCCGCGGTCGCCCGGGCGACATGGGGTTCGACATCATGCACTACAACGTCCACAAGACGTTCGCCACGCCGCACGGCGGCGGCGGTCCGGGGGCGGGCCCGGTCGGTGTCGTGTCGGATCTCGCCGAGTTCCTCCCACGGCCGCACATCAGGGCGGTCGACGGCGACGGCGAGGTCGTGACCGTCGACGAGGACGGCGTCCCGGCGGAGGCGGACGACGGCGAACCCGTCGACGTCCAGTACGAGCGGTACGACCCGCCGGAGTCCATCGGCAAGGTCCACGGCTTCGACGGCAACTGGCTCGTGTTGGCGAAGGCGTACGCCTACATCGCGCGGCTGGGCGACGAGGGGCTGCGCGACGCCAGCGCGAAGGCGGTGTTGAACGCCAACTACCTCGCCGAGCAGTTGGACCTGGAGGTGCCGTACGGTCCGTTCCACCACGAGTTCGCGGCGACGGCCGGCGACACCGACGCCGCAGACGTGGCGAAGCGGATGCTGGACTTCGGCGTCCACCCGCCGACGACGAAGTGGCCCGAGTTCATCCCGGAGGCGATGCTGACGGAGCCGACGGAAGTGGAAGGCCCCTCCGACCTTGACGACCTGGCGGCCGCGTTCAACGCCGCCGTCGGCAGCGACGAGGCGGAGCTGGAGGCGGCGCCTTCGCGGACGGCGGCCAGCCGGATCGACCAAGTGTCCGCGGCCCGGGAGCCGCAGCTGTCCTGGCACGCGCTCGACACGGACGAGGAGTGA
- a CDS encoding ROK family protein → MASYVGVDLGGTNVRAVVGDGTGAVHGVARASTPDGPTGIAVTEAVLDVVRQACDDAGVVPESVRAAGVGSIGPLDLAAGAVANPANFPASVEQIPLTGPLSELLATDRVTLHNDTNAGVIGERFYSDRNPDDMAYLTISTGIGVGVCVDGNVLRGWDGNAGEIGHIVVDPEGALTCGCGRDGHWEAYCSGKNVPTYARHIHETEGVPTDLPLSDSGLDAADVFAAVGTDPLADRTVERVTAWNVIGVANLVHAYAPLVVFVGGAVALENPETVLEPLRERLPDRVMTNVPDVRATTLGDDVVVRGALAAALTGGTGDPQDA, encoded by the coding sequence ATGGCCTCGTACGTGGGGGTCGATCTCGGCGGGACGAACGTCCGGGCGGTCGTGGGCGACGGGACGGGGGCGGTCCACGGCGTCGCTCGGGCGTCCACCCCGGACGGCCCGACCGGGATCGCCGTGACGGAGGCAGTTCTGGACGTGGTTCGACAGGCGTGTGACGACGCCGGCGTGGTGCCGGAGTCCGTTCGCGCGGCCGGCGTCGGCTCGATCGGCCCGTTGGACCTGGCGGCCGGCGCGGTGGCGAACCCGGCGAACTTCCCGGCGTCCGTCGAACAGATCCCGCTGACCGGTCCGTTGTCGGAGCTGTTGGCGACGGACAGGGTGACGCTCCACAACGACACCAACGCGGGTGTGATCGGCGAACGGTTCTACAGCGACCGCAACCCGGACGACATGGCGTACCTGACGATCTCGACCGGGATCGGCGTCGGCGTCTGTGTCGACGGCAACGTGCTCAGAGGGTGGGACGGCAACGCCGGCGAGATCGGCCACATCGTGGTCGACCCGGAGGGGGCCCTGACGTGTGGCTGTGGCCGCGACGGCCACTGGGAGGCGTACTGCTCCGGCAAGAACGTCCCGACGTACGCACGCCACATTCACGAGACGGAGGGCGTCCCGACGGACCTCCCGTTGTCCGACTCCGGGCTCGACGCCGCGGACGTGTTCGCGGCCGTCGGCACCGACCCGTTGGCCGACCGGACGGTGGAACGCGTGACCGCCTGGAACGTCATCGGCGTGGCGAATCTGGTCCACGCGTACGCACCGCTGGTCGTGTTCGTCGGCGGCGCGGTGGCGCTGGAGAACCCGGAGACGGTGTTGGAGCCGCTCCGCGAACGGCTGCCCGACCGCGTGATGACGAACGTCCCGGACGTACGGGCGACGACGCTGGGCGACGACGTGGTGGTGCGGGGAGCGTTGGCGGCCGCGCTCACCGGCGGCACCGGCGACCCGCAGGACGCCTGA
- a CDS encoding LVIVD repeat-containing protein, whose product MRRRDAIRAGLAAVGVGVVGRRAGARTETPTPQGRLPVEGAKEAVVSPDGRTAFLATTDGYATVDLREPSAPALLARRRDPLAETDTGPMTDIYDVKLADDGETLAVVGPANYVAGESTNGVLFVDVSEPAAPTPLAFHRTSFPIHNCVFADGHVYLTGNGARTVDGVTRNELVVVAAGAEPREVGRWSLVDHDERWAAVNSGFRVLHDVWVRDGLAVLAHWDAGTYLLDVSDPATPTHLGTVPAVTPAELTDDGNAQYTSTPGNHHYVTTDPENELLGIGGESWAVERDGELRGGPSGIDLYDVSDPTAPTRLSRIAPPTSADPTFRGTWTTAHNFTIRAGTLYSSWYHGGVKRHDLSDPTAPRELSWWVDPTAARFWAATPAVSGEFFLASSMGTETGAAGLWTFPETDGTGGRPAALTATDTGEQTQTTTASAARAATASPTPTASRTPSDREPRTATATRSETTESGETAASAPGFGAVAAACGLGVVAWRRLRSAVEP is encoded by the coding sequence GTGCGACGACGTGACGCGATCCGTGCGGGACTGGCGGCCGTCGGCGTCGGAGTCGTCGGCCGCCGGGCCGGCGCTCGGACGGAGACCCCGACACCGCAGGGTAGACTCCCCGTCGAGGGAGCCAAGGAGGCGGTCGTCTCTCCCGACGGCCGGACGGCGTTCCTGGCGACGACGGACGGCTACGCGACGGTCGACCTGCGGGAGCCGTCTGCGCCGGCGCTGCTGGCCCGCCGGCGCGACCCGTTGGCGGAGACGGACACCGGACCGATGACGGACATCTACGACGTGAAGCTGGCCGACGACGGGGAGACCCTCGCCGTCGTCGGCCCGGCGAACTACGTCGCCGGGGAGTCGACGAACGGGGTTCTGTTCGTCGACGTGTCGGAGCCGGCGGCGCCGACGCCGCTGGCGTTCCACCGTACGTCGTTCCCGATCCACAACTGCGTGTTCGCCGACGGACACGTCTACCTCACGGGCAACGGTGCACGGACGGTCGACGGCGTCACCCGGAACGAACTCGTCGTGGTCGCGGCGGGCGCGGAGCCACGCGAGGTCGGCCGGTGGTCGCTCGTCGACCACGACGAACGGTGGGCGGCGGTGAACTCCGGGTTCCGCGTGCTCCACGACGTGTGGGTCCGCGACGGGCTGGCCGTGCTGGCCCACTGGGACGCCGGGACGTACCTCTTGGACGTGTCCGATCCCGCGACCCCGACACACCTCGGGACCGTCCCGGCGGTGACGCCGGCGGAGCTGACGGACGACGGCAACGCCCAGTACACCTCGACCCCGGGTAACCACCACTACGTCACGACGGACCCCGAGAACGAACTCCTGGGGATCGGTGGGGAGTCGTGGGCGGTCGAACGCGACGGGGAGCTTCGGGGCGGGCCCAGCGGGATCGACCTGTACGACGTGTCCGACCCGACGGCGCCGACCCGGCTGTCACGAATCGCGCCACCGACCTCGGCCGACCCCACCTTCCGTGGGACGTGGACGACCGCACACAACTTCACGATCCGAGCGGGGACGCTGTACTCCTCGTGGTACCACGGCGGCGTGAAGCGGCACGACCTGTCGGACCCGACTGCGCCACGGGAGCTGTCCTGGTGGGTGGACCCGACGGCCGCGCGGTTCTGGGCCGCGACGCCGGCCGTCTCGGGTGAGTTCTTCCTCGCGTCGTCGATGGGGACGGAGACCGGCGCGGCCGGGCTGTGGACGTTCCCGGAGACGGACGGCACCGGCGGTCGGCCGGCGGCGCTGACGGCGACGGACACCGGCGAGCAGACCCAGACGACGACCGCGTCGGCTGCACGGGCGGCGACAGCGTCGCCCACCCCGACGGCGTCACGGACGCCGTCGGACCGGGAGCCACGGACCGCGACGGCGACGCGCTCGGAGACGACCGAGTCCGGGGAGACGGCGGCGTCGGCCCCGGGGTTCGGCGCCGTCGCGGCGGCCTGTGGGCTCGGGGTCGTCGCCTGGCGGCGACTCCGGTCGGCTGTGGAACCGTGA